The following proteins are encoded in a genomic region of Oreochromis aureus strain Israel breed Guangdong linkage group 8, ZZ_aureus, whole genome shotgun sequence:
- the dhx8 gene encoding ATP-dependent RNA helicase DHX8 isoform X2, whose amino-acid sequence MMQSALAKERRELKQAAREAEMDSIPMGLNKHWVDPLPDVDGRQIAANMRGIGMMPNDIPEWKKHAFGGNKASYGKKTQLSILEQRESLPIYKLKEQLVQAVHDNQILIVIGETGSGKTTQITQYLAEAGYTARGKIGCTQPRRVAAMSVAKRVSEEYGCCLGQEVGYTIRFEDCTSPETVIKYMTDGMLLRECLIDSELGQYAIIMLDEAHERTIHTDVLFGLLKKTVQKRTDMKLIVTSATLDAVKFSQYFYEAPIFTIPGRTYPVEVLYTKEPETDYLDASLITVMQIHLTEPPGDILVFLTGQEEIDTACEILYERMKSLGPDVPELIILPVYSALPSEMQTRIFDPAPPGSRKVVIATNIAETSLTIDGIYYVVDPGFVKQKVYNSKTGIDQLVVTPISQAQAKQRAGRAGRTGPGKCYRLYTERAYRDEMLTTNVPEIQRTNLASTVLSLKAMGINDLLSFDFMDAPPMETLITAMEQLYTLGALDDEGLLTRLGRRMAEFPLEPMLCKMLIMSVHLGCSEEMLTIVSMLSVQNVFYRPKDKQALADQKKAKFHQPEGDHLTLLAVYNSWKNNKFSNPWCYENFIQARSLRRAQDIRKQMLGIMDRHKLDVVSCGKATVRVQKAICSGFFRNAAKKDPQEGYRTLIDQQVVYIHPSSALFNRQPEWVVYHELVLTTKEYMREVTTIDPRWLVEFAPAFFKVSDPTRLSKQKKQQRLEPLYNRYEEPNAWRISRAFRRR is encoded by the exons ATGATGCAGAGTGCTCTGGCAAAAGAGAGACGAGAACTGAAGCAGGCGGCGCGGGAAGCAGAGATGGACTCCATCCCCATGGGGCTGAACAAACACTGGGTTGACCCGCTGCCAGACG TTGATGGTCGACAGATTGCCGCTAACATGAGAGGCATTGGCATGATGCCCAATGACATCCCAGAGTGGAAGAAACATGCGTTTGGAGGGAACAAGGCATCCTATGGAAAGAAGACTCAACTCTCTATCttggagcagagagagagcttACCCATCTACAAGCTGAAAGAGCAGCTCGTTCAG GCTGTTCACGACAACCAGATCCTGATCGTCATTGGAGAGACGGGATCTGGAAAGACCACACAGATCACCCAATACCTGGCAGAGGCTGGTTACACAGCCAGGGGGAAGATTGGCTGTACGCAGCCCCGTCGTGTGGCTGCCATGTCAGTGGCTAAGAGAGTTTCTGAGGAGTACGGTTGTTGTCTGGGACAAGAG GTGGGCTACACCATCCGTTTTGAGGATTGCACAAGTCCTGAGACTGTGATCAAGTACATGACAGACGGTATGCTGTTGAGAGAGTGTTTGATTGACTCCGAGTTGGGCCAGTACGCCATTATCATGTTAGATGAAGCTCATGAGAGGACAATCCACACTGATGTTCTTTTTGGCCTCCTCAAGAAG ACTGTACAAAAGCGCACAGACATGAAGCTGATTGTGACATCAGCTACACTGGATGCTGTGAAGTTCTCTCAGTATTTCTATGAAGCACCCATCTTCACCATCCCTGGCAGAACGTATCCAGTAGAGGTTCTTTACACCAAAGAACCTGAGACGGACTACCTGGATGCCAGCCTCATCACTGTCATGCAGATTCATCTGACTGAGCCTCCag GAGACATCCTGGTGTTTTTAACTGGACAGGAGGAGATCGACACAGCCTGTGAGATCCTTTATGAGAGAATGAAGTCACTTGGGCCTGATGTTCCTGAACTGATCATTCTGCCAGTTTATTCTGCCCTGCCCAGTGAGATGCAGACCAGAATCTTTGACCCAGCACCCCCAGGCAGCAGAAAG GTTGTCATCGCCACAAACATTGCAGAGACCTCTCTGACCATCGATGGAATCTATTATGTTGTAGATCCAGGCTTTGTCAAGCAGAAAGTGTACAACTCTAAGACTGGCATTGATCAGCTGGTGGTGACGCCAATCTCACAG GCTCAGGCTAAGCAGAGGGCAGGTCGTGCCGGCAGAACAGGTCCTGGAAAGTGTTACAGGCTGTACACTGAGAGAGCCTACAGAGATGAGATGCTGACAACCAATGTACCCGAAATCCAGAGAACCAACTTGGCCAGCACTGTGCTGTCGCTGAAG GCAATGGGCATCAATGATCTGCTGTCTTTTGACTTCATGGACGCTCCTCCTATGGAGACTCTGATCACAGCCATGGAGCAGCTCTACACCTTAGGAGCTCTGGACGATGAAGGCTTACTCACACGACTGGGTCGAAGG ATGGCTGAATTCCCTCTGGAGCCCATGTTGTGTAAGATGCTGATCATGTCTGTCCATCTGGGCTGCAGCGAAGAGATGCTCACAATCGTGtcgatgctgtctgtgcagaatGTCTTTTACAGGCCTAAG gACAAGCAGGCCTTGGCTGACCAGAAGAAGGCAAAGTTCCACCAACCTGAGGGCGATCACCTCACCCTGCTAGCTGTCTACAACTCCTGGAAGAACAACAAGTTCTCCAACCCCTGGTGCTACGAGAACTTCATCCAGGCTCGCTCCCTGCGCAGAGCCCAGGATATCCGCAAACAGATGCTGGGGATCATGGACAG ACATAAACTGGATGTAGTATCTTGTGGTAAAGCCACTGTGCGAGTCCAGAAAGCCATCTGCAGTGGTTTCTTCAGGAATGCAGCCAAAAAGGATCCTCAGGAGGGCTACAGAACCCTGATAGACCAGCAAGTTGTTTACATCCACCCCTCCAGTGCTCTGTTCAACCGGCAGCCTGAGTG GGTTGTGTACCACGAGCTGGTGCTGACTACCAAGGAGTACATGCGTGAGGTGACCACCATCGACCCTCGCTGGCTGGTGGAGTTCGCACCTGCCTTCTTTAAAGTGTCCGACCCCACCCGCCTcagcaagcagaagaaacaaCAGCGCCTCGAGCCCCTCTACAACCGTTACGAAGAGCCCAACGCTTGGAGAATCTCACGCGCCTTCAGACGCCGATAA
- the dhx8 gene encoding ATP-dependent RNA helicase DHX8 isoform X1 has protein sequence MTDIGVDELSQLEYLSLVSKVCTELDNHLGINDKDLAEFVISLAEKQPSFDGFKALLLENGAEFTDSLISNLLRLIQTMRPPSKASTSKASESVAKPKSEKEKLREMFPALCRPNEPAPKALLDEDDVKVAADAMKELEMFMPSVSGTDSKGSKNRSEKNRRSRSRSREKDRHRDRDRDREKDRKRRHRSRSYSRSRSRSRDRDRHRDRDRDRGKRRDKSSRWSERSPSPRKDQERESDRWRDKHVDRPPPEEPSVGDIYNGKVTSIMQFGCFVQLEGLRKRWEGLVHISELRREGRVANVADVVSKGQRVKIKVLSFTGSKTSLSMKDVDQETGEDLNPNRRRNVGPDGGEEISMRNPDRPSNLNLGHAPELEQDDTLERKRLTKISDPEKWEIKQMIAANVLSKEEFPDFDDETGILPKVDDEEDEDLEIELVEEEPPFLRGHTKQSMDMSPVKIVKNPDGSLSQAAMMQSALAKERRELKQAAREAEMDSIPMGLNKHWVDPLPDVDGRQIAANMRGIGMMPNDIPEWKKHAFGGNKASYGKKTQLSILEQRESLPIYKLKEQLVQAVHDNQILIVIGETGSGKTTQITQYLAEAGYTARGKIGCTQPRRVAAMSVAKRVSEEYGCCLGQEVGYTIRFEDCTSPETVIKYMTDGMLLRECLIDSELGQYAIIMLDEAHERTIHTDVLFGLLKKTVQKRTDMKLIVTSATLDAVKFSQYFYEAPIFTIPGRTYPVEVLYTKEPETDYLDASLITVMQIHLTEPPGDILVFLTGQEEIDTACEILYERMKSLGPDVPELIILPVYSALPSEMQTRIFDPAPPGSRKVVIATNIAETSLTIDGIYYVVDPGFVKQKVYNSKTGIDQLVVTPISQAQAKQRAGRAGRTGPGKCYRLYTERAYRDEMLTTNVPEIQRTNLASTVLSLKAMGINDLLSFDFMDAPPMETLITAMEQLYTLGALDDEGLLTRLGRRMAEFPLEPMLCKMLIMSVHLGCSEEMLTIVSMLSVQNVFYRPKDKQALADQKKAKFHQPEGDHLTLLAVYNSWKNNKFSNPWCYENFIQARSLRRAQDIRKQMLGIMDRHKLDVVSCGKATVRVQKAICSGFFRNAAKKDPQEGYRTLIDQQVVYIHPSSALFNRQPEWVVYHELVLTTKEYMREVTTIDPRWLVEFAPAFFKVSDPTRLSKQKKQQRLEPLYNRYEEPNAWRISRAFRRR, from the exons ATGACAGACATCGGAGTCGACGAGCTATCGCAGCTCGAATATCTGTCTTTAGTGTCGAAAGTCTGCACGGAGCTTGACAACCATCTGGGAATAAATGACAAAGATTTAG CTGAATTTGTCATCAGCCTTGCCGAAAAACAACCGAGCTTTGATGGATTCAAAGCACTTTTACTCGAAAATGGAGCCGAATTCACA GATTCTCTCATCAGTAATCTGCTCAGGCTCATTCAGACGATGCGACCTCCATCCAAAGCATCTACAAGTAAAG CATCCGAGTCCGTGGCTAAGCCGAAGTCAGAAAAGGAAAAGCTGAGGGAGATGTTTCCTGCACTGTGTAGACCAAATGAGCCGGCACCGAAG GCTCTGCTGGATGAAGATGATGTAAAAGTAGCAGCTGATGCCATGAAGGAACTGGAAATGTTCATGCCCAGTGTCAGCGGGACAGACTCAAAAGGGAGCAAGAACAG ATCAGAAAAAAACAGGCGAAGTCGCAGcagaagcagagaaaaagacagacacagagatcgAGACAGAGATCGGGAAAAGGACCGAAAGAGACGGCATCGTTCCCGATCCTATTCCAGATCCAGGTCACGCTCCAGAGACCGTGATCGGCATAGAGATAGAGATAGAGACCGTGGCAAGAGAAGAGACAAATCTTCCCGCTGGTCTGAGCGCTCACCTAGTCCGAGAAAAGACCAAGAGAGAGAGTCTGACCGCTGGAGGGACAAACATGTGGATCGCCCTCCACCCGAGGAGCCTTCTGTTGGTGATATCTACAATGGAAAGGTTACCAGCATCATGCAGTTTGGATGCTTTGTTCAGCTTGAGGGACTCAG GAAGCGATGGGAGGGTCTGGTCCACATTTCTGAGCTGCGCAGGGAGGGCCGTGTGGCCAACGTGGCCGACGTTGTTAGCAAAGGCCAAAGAGTCAAAATCAAGGTGCTCTCATTCACAGGGTCCAAGACCAGCCTCAGtatgaag GATGTAGACCAGGAGACGGGAGAAGACCTGAACCCCAACAGGAGGAGGAACGTCGGCCCCGACGGAGGAGAGGAGATCTCCATGAGGAATCCTGATCGGCCGAGCAACCTGAACCTCGGCCACGCGCCGGAGCTGGAACAGGATGACACACTGGAGCGCAAGAGGCTCACCAAAATCTCAGACCCAGAGAAGTGGGAGATCAAACAG ATGATTGCTGCCAATGTTTTGTCCAAAGAAGAATTTCCTGATTTTGATGATGAGACAGGCATCCTTCCTAAAGTTGATGATGAAGAAG ATGAAGACTTGGAAATTGAGCTGGTTGAAGAGGAACCACCGTTTCTGAGAGGCCACACAAAGCAAAGCATGGACATGAGCCCAGTCAAGATTGTCAAG AATCCAGATGGCTCGCTGTCCCAGGCAGCCATGATGCAGAGTGCTCTGGCAAAAGAGAGACGAGAACTGAAGCAGGCGGCGCGGGAAGCAGAGATGGACTCCATCCCCATGGGGCTGAACAAACACTGGGTTGACCCGCTGCCAGACG TTGATGGTCGACAGATTGCCGCTAACATGAGAGGCATTGGCATGATGCCCAATGACATCCCAGAGTGGAAGAAACATGCGTTTGGAGGGAACAAGGCATCCTATGGAAAGAAGACTCAACTCTCTATCttggagcagagagagagcttACCCATCTACAAGCTGAAAGAGCAGCTCGTTCAG GCTGTTCACGACAACCAGATCCTGATCGTCATTGGAGAGACGGGATCTGGAAAGACCACACAGATCACCCAATACCTGGCAGAGGCTGGTTACACAGCCAGGGGGAAGATTGGCTGTACGCAGCCCCGTCGTGTGGCTGCCATGTCAGTGGCTAAGAGAGTTTCTGAGGAGTACGGTTGTTGTCTGGGACAAGAG GTGGGCTACACCATCCGTTTTGAGGATTGCACAAGTCCTGAGACTGTGATCAAGTACATGACAGACGGTATGCTGTTGAGAGAGTGTTTGATTGACTCCGAGTTGGGCCAGTACGCCATTATCATGTTAGATGAAGCTCATGAGAGGACAATCCACACTGATGTTCTTTTTGGCCTCCTCAAGAAG ACTGTACAAAAGCGCACAGACATGAAGCTGATTGTGACATCAGCTACACTGGATGCTGTGAAGTTCTCTCAGTATTTCTATGAAGCACCCATCTTCACCATCCCTGGCAGAACGTATCCAGTAGAGGTTCTTTACACCAAAGAACCTGAGACGGACTACCTGGATGCCAGCCTCATCACTGTCATGCAGATTCATCTGACTGAGCCTCCag GAGACATCCTGGTGTTTTTAACTGGACAGGAGGAGATCGACACAGCCTGTGAGATCCTTTATGAGAGAATGAAGTCACTTGGGCCTGATGTTCCTGAACTGATCATTCTGCCAGTTTATTCTGCCCTGCCCAGTGAGATGCAGACCAGAATCTTTGACCCAGCACCCCCAGGCAGCAGAAAG GTTGTCATCGCCACAAACATTGCAGAGACCTCTCTGACCATCGATGGAATCTATTATGTTGTAGATCCAGGCTTTGTCAAGCAGAAAGTGTACAACTCTAAGACTGGCATTGATCAGCTGGTGGTGACGCCAATCTCACAG GCTCAGGCTAAGCAGAGGGCAGGTCGTGCCGGCAGAACAGGTCCTGGAAAGTGTTACAGGCTGTACACTGAGAGAGCCTACAGAGATGAGATGCTGACAACCAATGTACCCGAAATCCAGAGAACCAACTTGGCCAGCACTGTGCTGTCGCTGAAG GCAATGGGCATCAATGATCTGCTGTCTTTTGACTTCATGGACGCTCCTCCTATGGAGACTCTGATCACAGCCATGGAGCAGCTCTACACCTTAGGAGCTCTGGACGATGAAGGCTTACTCACACGACTGGGTCGAAGG ATGGCTGAATTCCCTCTGGAGCCCATGTTGTGTAAGATGCTGATCATGTCTGTCCATCTGGGCTGCAGCGAAGAGATGCTCACAATCGTGtcgatgctgtctgtgcagaatGTCTTTTACAGGCCTAAG gACAAGCAGGCCTTGGCTGACCAGAAGAAGGCAAAGTTCCACCAACCTGAGGGCGATCACCTCACCCTGCTAGCTGTCTACAACTCCTGGAAGAACAACAAGTTCTCCAACCCCTGGTGCTACGAGAACTTCATCCAGGCTCGCTCCCTGCGCAGAGCCCAGGATATCCGCAAACAGATGCTGGGGATCATGGACAG ACATAAACTGGATGTAGTATCTTGTGGTAAAGCCACTGTGCGAGTCCAGAAAGCCATCTGCAGTGGTTTCTTCAGGAATGCAGCCAAAAAGGATCCTCAGGAGGGCTACAGAACCCTGATAGACCAGCAAGTTGTTTACATCCACCCCTCCAGTGCTCTGTTCAACCGGCAGCCTGAGTG GGTTGTGTACCACGAGCTGGTGCTGACTACCAAGGAGTACATGCGTGAGGTGACCACCATCGACCCTCGCTGGCTGGTGGAGTTCGCACCTGCCTTCTTTAAAGTGTCCGACCCCACCCGCCTcagcaagcagaagaaacaaCAGCGCCTCGAGCCCCTCTACAACCGTTACGAAGAGCCCAACGCTTGGAGAATCTCACGCGCCTTCAGACGCCGATAA